A portion of the Desulfotignum phosphitoxidans DSM 13687 genome contains these proteins:
- a CDS encoding DegT/DnrJ/EryC1/StrS family aminotransferase, with amino-acid sequence MPGFELFGDKERKEVTDVLSTGVLMRYGFDGARNGHYKALEFEKTLCDITGSAHSHLCSSGTAALSTAMAACGIGSKDEVIVPPFTFVATFEAVLQAGAVPVFGEIDDTLCLNPDRLDAVLTPKTKAVVPVHMCGAMARIDEIKKFCDRNGLILLEDACQSLGATFQGKHLGCFGKAGCFSFDAVKTVTCGEGGAVITDDQTVYDICHQYADHGHDHLGGPDRGADDHPILGTNYRISELNAAVGLAQLRKLDQILTIQRRNKQILKHAMKNLPGITFRHLPDPSGDSATFLSFMLPTEDKARRAAENLAANNVPCPYWYDNNWHYFKKWHHLKQMAGAAPMPAQLCGNLPDYTRVNLPESDAVMKRTLSMQIMLSWTDPDLEKRVAAIEKALTNI; translated from the coding sequence ATGCCCGGATTTGAACTGTTCGGTGACAAAGAAAGAAAAGAAGTGACCGATGTGCTGTCCACCGGCGTTCTGATGCGTTACGGGTTTGATGGGGCCAGAAACGGCCACTACAAAGCCCTGGAATTTGAAAAAACATTGTGTGATATCACCGGATCGGCCCACAGCCACCTGTGTTCCAGCGGCACGGCGGCCCTGTCCACGGCCATGGCTGCCTGCGGCATCGGGTCAAAAGATGAGGTGATTGTGCCGCCCTTCACGTTTGTGGCCACATTTGAAGCCGTGCTTCAGGCCGGGGCCGTGCCGGTGTTCGGAGAAATCGATGACACCCTGTGCCTGAACCCGGACCGGCTGGATGCGGTTCTGACCCCGAAAACCAAGGCGGTGGTCCCGGTCCATATGTGCGGTGCCATGGCCCGCATCGATGAAATCAAAAAATTCTGCGACCGCAACGGTCTGATCCTGCTGGAGGATGCCTGCCAGTCCCTGGGTGCCACATTTCAGGGAAAACACCTGGGCTGTTTCGGCAAAGCCGGTTGTTTTTCCTTTGATGCGGTCAAAACCGTGACCTGCGGGGAAGGCGGGGCCGTGATCACGGATGATCAAACTGTTTATGACATCTGCCACCAGTATGCGGATCACGGCCATGATCATCTGGGCGGACCGGACCGGGGCGCGGATGATCATCCTATTTTAGGGACCAACTACCGCATCTCGGAACTCAATGCCGCCGTAGGTCTGGCCCAGCTCAGAAAACTGGATCAGATTTTAACGATTCAGCGGAGAAACAAACAGATCCTCAAGCATGCCATGAAGAATCTGCCCGGGATTACGTTCCGGCATCTGCCGGATCCGTCCGGGGATTCTGCCACATTTTTAAGTTTTATGCTGCCCACAGAAGATAAAGCACGCCGGGCCGCTGAAAATCTGGCAGCCAACAACGTTCCCTGCCCTTACTGGTATGACAACAACTGGCATTATTTCAAAAAATGGCACCATCTGAAACAGATGGCCGGCGCAGCGCCCATGCCTGCTCAATTATGCGGCAACCTGCCTGATTACACCCGGGTCAATTTGCCGGAATCCGATGCTGTCATGAAACGTACCCTGTCCATGCAGATCATGCTGTCCTGGACAGACCCGGACCTGGAAAAACGCGTGGCCGCCATTGAAAAAGCATTAACAAATATCTGA
- a CDS encoding iron-containing alcohol dehydrogenase family protein: MFRNFKLVPRVIFGRGCFSQLDEILSPQRTTLKDWVVFVTDDVFTGTALASRIPLHDNDLLLYVNVDDEPKTQYVDQLTQQVKTARPTLPCAVVGMGGGATMDLAKAISLMLTNPGSSTEYQGWDLIKHPAVYHAAVPTLSGTGAEVSRTTVLTGPEKKLGLNSDYTVFDQVVLDPELTAGVPKDQYFYTGMDCYIHCIESLAGTYLNEFSKAYGEKSLDLCRQVFLENHPDAADKLMMASFFGGMSIAYSQVGACHALSYGLSFLLGIHHGVGCCIAFDALEEYYPDGVKEFRVMMEKTGVDIPRQVTKDLDDAQMNTMIDVALGLAPLWENCLGKDWQTIMTRDKARSLFLKM; encoded by the coding sequence ATGTTTAGAAATTTTAAACTGGTGCCCCGGGTGATCTTCGGCCGGGGCTGTTTCAGCCAGCTCGATGAAATCCTGTCGCCCCAGCGCACCACCCTGAAAGACTGGGTGGTGTTTGTCACCGACGATGTATTTACCGGGACCGCTCTGGCTTCGCGCATCCCTTTGCATGACAACGATCTGCTGCTGTATGTCAATGTGGATGACGAACCCAAAACCCAGTATGTGGACCAGCTCACCCAACAGGTAAAAACAGCCCGGCCCACCCTGCCCTGTGCGGTGGTGGGCATGGGCGGTGGCGCCACCATGGACCTGGCCAAGGCCATTTCTTTGATGCTCACCAATCCGGGATCTTCCACCGAATACCAGGGATGGGATTTGATCAAACATCCGGCCGTGTACCATGCGGCCGTGCCCACCCTGTCGGGCACCGGGGCCGAAGTGTCCCGCACCACCGTGCTCACCGGGCCTGAAAAAAAACTGGGGCTGAACTCTGATTACACGGTGTTTGACCAGGTGGTCCTGGACCCGGAACTTACGGCCGGGGTCCCCAAAGACCAGTATTTTTACACCGGCATGGACTGTTATATCCACTGTATTGAATCCCTGGCCGGCACCTATCTGAACGAATTCTCCAAAGCCTATGGGGAAAAATCCCTGGATCTGTGCCGTCAGGTGTTTCTGGAAAATCATCCGGATGCGGCGGACAAACTGATGATGGCTTCGTTTTTCGGGGGCATGAGCATTGCCTATTCCCAGGTGGGGGCCTGCCATGCCCTGTCTTACGGGCTTTCCTTTCTTCTGGGAATTCACCACGGGGTGGGATGCTGCATCGCATTCGACGCTTTGGAGGAATACTATCCCGACGGGGTGAAAGAATTCCGTGTCATGATGGAAAAAACCGGGGTGGATATCCCCAGGCAGGTCACAAAAGACCTGGATGACGCACAGATGAACACCATGATCGATGTGGCTTTAGGCCTGGCCCCGCTGTGGGAAAACTGTCTGGGAAAAGACTGGCAGACGATCATGACCAGAGACAAGGCACGGTCTCTGTTTTTAAAAATGTAA
- the kdsB gene encoding 3-deoxy-manno-octulosonate cytidylyltransferase translates to MPIAIIPSRYGSSRLQGKPLVSIAGRPMIQRVYEQAQKSVAVTDVWVATDDLRIVAAVEAFGGNAVMTSDTCRSGTDRVAETANILKLGPDDIIINIQGDQPVFDPRSLDDLISPFDKDPDVAMSTLAFKIQNPREITDPKDVKVIFDATGNALYFSRAQIPFPRDAGTETDYYKHLGFYAYKKSFLDRFVTLPTGRCEAVEKLEQLRALEHGYSIKVAVTRFDSPEIDLPEDIVRVEHLLTGISNA, encoded by the coding sequence ATGCCCATTGCCATCATCCCTTCCCGATACGGCTCAAGCCGGCTTCAGGGAAAACCCCTTGTCTCCATTGCCGGCCGGCCCATGATCCAGCGGGTATATGAACAGGCCCAAAAATCTGTTGCGGTGACCGATGTCTGGGTGGCCACGGATGACCTTCGCATTGTTGCGGCGGTAGAAGCGTTCGGCGGCAATGCCGTCATGACATCGGACACCTGCCGGTCCGGTACCGACCGGGTGGCGGAGACCGCCAACATCCTCAAACTGGGTCCGGATGACATTATCATCAATATCCAGGGGGACCAGCCCGTGTTCGACCCCCGGTCCTTAGATGACCTGATCTCCCCGTTTGACAAGGACCCGGACGTGGCAATGTCCACGCTGGCCTTTAAAATCCAAAACCCCAGAGAGATCACCGATCCCAAGGATGTCAAGGTCATCTTTGACGCCACGGGAAATGCCTTGTATTTTTCCCGGGCTCAGATCCCGTTTCCCAGAGATGCGGGCACAGAAACCGATTACTACAAGCACTTAGGATTTTACGCCTATAAAAAATCGTTTCTGGACCGGTTTGTCACCCTGCCCACGGGCCGGTGCGAAGCCGTGGAAAAACTGGAGCAGCTGCGGGCTTTGGAACACGGCTATTCCATTAAGGTGGCGGTAACCCGGTTTGATTCACCTGAGATCGATCTGCCCGAGGATATTGTCCGGGTGGAACACCTGCTGACAGGAATATCCAACGCATGA
- a CDS encoding glycosyltransferase family 4 protein — protein MNSHYKIIHTTCHTQWGGLEKRIFNESVWMRENGQQVLIAAPKNTPLYLQSKQHGFKTYGVDFKKLQMVTDYKFLRHVFAIEQPDIVNTHGNEDSRIALLAAFREKIGCRILSRHISAHIRKSWYNRLIYKKYANYIFTTADYTTRYLKTVFKLTDKQIFSMPSGIIPPQSLVLQDDARNRLIHDLGLGTDTRFIGFVGRVSEAKGIVTLFNAFEKLADTLPLHHLVLVGDSTEPYFQYLKKMARDMALEKRIHILGPKKDVWPFYRAFDCKVLASKDKNGSPFEGVPQALLEAMYCTCPVIGSCSGGIPDIIQHGKTGLLFSNDDANALSQMILQTLSDKNATQQRVKTARERVEKHHTIDAMGKKILRIYALHHQRADNDGALMK, from the coding sequence ATGAATTCCCATTATAAAATCATTCACACCACCTGCCATACCCAGTGGGGCGGGCTGGAAAAACGAATTTTCAACGAATCGGTGTGGATGCGGGAAAACGGCCAGCAGGTGCTGATTGCAGCGCCGAAAAACACGCCGCTGTATCTTCAATCCAAACAACACGGGTTTAAAACCTATGGGGTTGATTTCAAAAAATTACAAATGGTTACCGATTACAAATTTCTCAGACATGTGTTTGCCATTGAACAGCCCGACATTGTCAATACCCATGGAAACGAAGATTCCCGCATTGCGCTTCTGGCCGCTTTCCGGGAGAAGATCGGGTGCCGGATACTGTCACGGCATATCAGCGCACATATTAGAAAATCCTGGTACAACCGGTTGATTTATAAAAAATATGCCAATTATATCTTTACCACGGCCGATTACACCACCCGCTATTTGAAAACGGTTTTCAAATTGACGGACAAACAGATATTTTCCATGCCCAGCGGCATTATTCCCCCCCAAAGCCTTGTGCTTCAAGATGACGCAAGAAATCGGCTGATCCACGACTTGGGACTTGGCACAGATACCCGGTTTATCGGATTTGTGGGCCGGGTGTCAGAAGCCAAAGGCATTGTCACCCTTTTCAACGCGTTTGAAAAACTTGCCGACACCCTCCCTTTGCATCATCTGGTGCTCGTAGGAGACAGTACTGAGCCTTATTTTCAATACCTGAAAAAAATGGCCCGGGACATGGCATTGGAGAAAAGAATCCATATACTGGGGCCTAAAAAAGATGTCTGGCCCTTTTACCGGGCTTTTGACTGTAAAGTGCTGGCTTCGAAAGATAAAAACGGCAGCCCGTTTGAAGGGGTTCCCCAGGCCCTTCTGGAAGCCATGTACTGTACCTGTCCGGTCATCGGATCCTGCAGCGGCGGAATACCGGATATCATACAGCATGGCAAAACCGGCCTGCTTTTCAGTAATGATGATGCCAATGCCCTGTCCCAAATGATTTTACAGACCTTGAGTGACAAAAATGCCACGCAGCAACGGGTAAAAACCGCCAGAGAGCGGGTTGAAAAACATCATACCATTGATGCCATGGGCAAAAAAATTCTTAGGATTTACGCGCTTCATCATCAAAGGGCAGACAATGACGGCGCTTTGATGAAATAA
- a CDS encoding class I SAM-dependent methyltransferase, translating to MKSDKYMNLCPMGCDAPLEQTDIVLTQGCLLRCTACNHLFSQITEAEYHESMAEFDRAEGTWPSPEDVASLEHSTKKTLRNIRQVTKKDLTRLKLLDVGCSNGAFIFTAGRLGMTCEGVEPAKNAAIAAQQAGLNVFHGFLEEMSFPEAAYDVITLFEVIEHVKNPIVLLTQCNRVLKKGGILVIRTANTRSWTVQAIKGKWHYFDIRRHGGHISFFCRHSMTALAAKTGFDVVRFKTHSVTLCENTHVSAMRYRGMKIISELLNLPAKLTESGQEMEVYLQKS from the coding sequence ATGAAATCAGACAAGTATATGAATCTTTGCCCCATGGGGTGTGACGCGCCTCTGGAACAGACAGATATTGTTTTGACACAGGGATGTCTTCTCAGATGCACGGCCTGCAACCACCTGTTCAGTCAAATCACTGAAGCTGAATACCATGAATCCATGGCTGAATTCGACCGGGCCGAAGGCACCTGGCCTTCCCCGGAAGATGTGGCCAGTCTGGAACACAGTACCAAAAAAACCCTTAGAAATATCCGTCAGGTGACAAAAAAAGACCTGACGCGCCTTAAACTGCTGGATGTGGGCTGTTCCAATGGTGCGTTCATTTTTACAGCCGGACGTCTGGGAATGACCTGTGAGGGGGTTGAACCGGCAAAAAATGCTGCCATTGCCGCACAGCAGGCAGGGTTGAACGTGTTTCACGGATTTCTGGAAGAGATGAGTTTTCCGGAAGCCGCCTATGATGTCATTACCCTGTTTGAGGTGATTGAGCATGTGAAAAATCCGATTGTCTTGTTAACGCAATGCAACCGGGTGTTAAAAAAAGGGGGGATTCTGGTGATCCGGACGGCCAATACCCGGTCCTGGACCGTGCAGGCCATCAAGGGGAAATGGCATTATTTTGATATCCGGCGACATGGGGGGCATATCAGTTTTTTTTGCAGACATTCCATGACCGCGCTGGCAGCAAAAACCGGTTTTGATGTTGTTCGATTCAAAACCCACAGTGTCACGCTGTGTGAAAACACTCACGTGTCCGCCATGCGGTACCGGGGAATGAAAATTATTTCAGAACTGCTCAATTTGCCGGCCAAGCTCACTGAAAGCGGTCAGGAAATGGAAGTCTACCTGCAAAAATCATAA
- a CDS encoding glycosyltransferase family 2 protein produces MAKLSVYIIAFNEQDKILDAVQSVAWADEIIVADSFSTDRTAAIAQDIGARVVQIPFKGFGDLRNQAISACTHDWIFSLDADERCTRAAREEISRIIHDPDSKDAYYVPRRNYFMGKWIRHGGFYPDFRQPQVFRKGALRFENDAVHERYEVISQQPCGTLKSFIHQIPFKNLEEIIHKANRYSTLGAQKMFEAGKRPGMASALLHGVWAAFSLYVLKLGFLDGWPGVIIALGNFEGTFYKYAKCHLQSKNLASFLDTDLPEN; encoded by the coding sequence ATGGCAAAACTATCGGTTTATATTATTGCTTTTAATGAACAAGACAAAATCCTGGATGCGGTCCAAAGTGTGGCCTGGGCGGATGAAATCATTGTGGCGGACTCCTTCAGCACGGATCGCACCGCAGCCATTGCCCAGGACATCGGGGCCCGGGTGGTCCAGATTCCGTTCAAAGGATTCGGAGATTTGAGAAATCAGGCCATTTCCGCCTGTACCCATGACTGGATTTTCAGCCTGGATGCGGATGAACGCTGTACAAGAGCGGCCAGAGAGGAAATTTCCCGGATCATCCATGACCCGGACAGCAAAGATGCCTATTATGTGCCCCGGCGCAACTATTTCATGGGAAAATGGATCCGCCATGGGGGGTTTTACCCGGATTTCCGCCAGCCCCAGGTATTCAGAAAAGGAGCGCTTCGGTTTGAAAACGATGCCGTGCACGAGCGGTATGAAGTGATCAGCCAACAGCCCTGCGGCACCTTGAAATCATTTATTCATCAGATTCCGTTTAAAAATCTGGAAGAGATCATCCACAAGGCCAACCGGTATTCGACGCTGGGCGCCCAGAAAATGTTTGAAGCAGGCAAAAGACCCGGCATGGCCAGCGCCCTGCTTCACGGGGTATGGGCCGCATTTTCTCTTTATGTGTTGAAACTGGGGTTTCTGGACGGCTGGCCCGGTGTTATCATCGCTTTAGGTAATTTTGAAGGAACGTTTTACAAATATGCAAAATGTCATTTACAGTCAAAGAACCTGGCATCCTTTCTGGATACCGATCTGCCGGAAAATTAA
- a CDS encoding glycosyltransferase family 2 protein — protein MKLSVIVTTYNRPDALKKVLQGLYAQTRLPDEILVADDGSGPDTRVMLTGFKHRPGPAVFHVWQKDLGFRAARARNKAVAAASGDYLVFLDGDCIPGPHFLADHLALSEPGCFFQGKRVLVDESTSPTFDITDCLSFGRLLFWALAGHLGNAHHIFRIPFFPGLKKSHGLSGIRSCNMGVFKTDVVAVNGFNHDFEGWGREDSEFAVRLFKHGLVRKDHPFRAVCYHLWHRENLRNRLSDNDRLLKKAMATDSHVCRNGLNRLKAHGSLYDLNSSDTAG, from the coding sequence ATGAAACTGTCTGTGATCGTCACCACCTATAACCGGCCGGATGCGTTGAAAAAAGTGCTGCAAGGCCTGTATGCCCAGACCCGGCTCCCGGATGAGATCCTGGTGGCGGATGATGGCTCCGGCCCTGACACCCGGGTGATGCTGACCGGTTTCAAACATCGGCCCGGCCCGGCTGTTTTTCATGTCTGGCAAAAAGATCTGGGGTTCCGGGCCGCCCGGGCAAGGAACAAAGCCGTTGCCGCCGCGTCAGGAGATTATCTGGTGTTTCTGGATGGCGATTGTATCCCCGGTCCCCATTTCCTGGCTGATCACCTGGCCTTATCGGAGCCTGGGTGTTTTTTTCAGGGGAAACGGGTATTGGTGGATGAAAGCACATCTCCGACGTTTGACATAACCGATTGTCTTTCTTTTGGCCGTCTGCTTTTTTGGGCTCTGGCAGGGCACCTGGGCAATGCCCACCATATTTTTCGAATTCCGTTTTTTCCGGGTCTGAAAAAAAGCCATGGGTTGTCAGGCATCCGAAGTTGTAATATGGGAGTTTTTAAAACTGATGTGGTTGCAGTGAACGGATTCAACCATGATTTTGAGGGATGGGGCCGGGAGGATTCCGAATTTGCCGTCCGGTTGTTCAAACACGGCCTGGTTCGCAAAGATCACCCTTTCCGGGCCGTGTGTTATCATCTGTGGCACCGGGAAAATCTTCGAAACCGGCTTTCGGACAATGATCGTCTGCTTAAAAAAGCCATGGCCACAGATTCCCATGTATGCAGAAACGGGCTGAACCGCCTGAAAGCACATGGATCATTGTATGATTTAAATTCATCTGACACAGCAGGATGA
- a CDS encoding glycosyltransferase family 9 protein, translated as MVSHGLHTFLEGHPLIHTLWVIKKDQWKQWSRLEDTVKEILSLKKQLGCVGYDVAIDLSGLFRSGVITWFSKAPVRLGFAESDEGSPFFYTHRIHGSMKIHAIDRYLEIARYMGCKINSIEYPLAPYNPAPGILQTLPKKYVVMAPSAGKPANQWPAEKFGELASRLSLPSVVIASGGEAGIADTVVAHAKGNAISIAGKTGLKELIPVISRAAFFVCNDTGPMHLAAALNIPVFAVFGPANPVRTGPYGDIHTVIQLDLPCAPCYAKYPCTRYDFRCMKDLSVDQVYDAIYRKTKAP; from the coding sequence GTGGTGTCACACGGCCTGCACACCTTTCTGGAAGGCCATCCCCTGATCCACACCCTGTGGGTGATAAAAAAAGACCAATGGAAACAATGGTCCCGCCTGGAAGACACGGTCAAAGAAATTCTGTCTTTGAAAAAGCAGCTGGGCTGTGTGGGATATGATGTGGCCATTGACCTGTCCGGGCTGTTCCGGTCCGGTGTGATCACCTGGTTTTCCAAAGCCCCTGTCCGGCTGGGATTTGCGGAATCTGATGAAGGCAGTCCGTTTTTTTATACCCACAGGATTCACGGCAGCATGAAAATCCACGCCATTGACCGGTATCTTGAGATCGCCCGGTACATGGGGTGTAAGATCAATTCCATTGAATATCCCCTGGCACCATATAATCCCGCCCCGGGCATTTTGCAAACCCTGCCCAAAAAGTATGTGGTCATGGCCCCGTCTGCCGGTAAACCGGCCAACCAGTGGCCGGCAGAAAAATTCGGGGAACTGGCATCCCGCCTGTCTTTGCCCAGTGTGGTGATCGCTTCGGGGGGTGAAGCCGGTATTGCCGATACTGTGGTGGCCCATGCCAAGGGAAATGCCATTTCCATTGCCGGGAAAACCGGTCTCAAAGAGCTGATCCCTGTTATCAGCCGGGCCGCGTTTTTTGTATGCAACGACACCGGTCCCATGCACCTGGCCGCCGCCCTGAACATTCCGGTGTTTGCCGTTTTCGGTCCGGCCAACCCGGTACGCACCGGGCCTTATGGAGATATTCACACGGTGATTCAGCTGGATCTGCCCTGTGCCCCCTGTTATGCAAAATATCCCTGCACCCGGTATGATTTCAGGTGCATGAAAGACCTGTCTGTGGATCAGGTGTATGATGCCATTTACCGGAAAACAAAAGCACCATGA
- the waaF gene encoding lipopolysaccharide heptosyltransferase II, with product MKKNISNQICRRILIRAANWVGDAIMTTPVIRAVRKNFMDAHITVLAKPWVISVYENNPYVDDVMVYDAADRHKMGAGTLRLVSDIRQRQFDLAILMQNAFEAALLVFLARVPVRVGYNTDARTWLLKPAIPLDPALKKTHLIDYYLGILTGAGLATHGRDMDLYLSPADRDDADHQLFNLKKNGSGRVVGINPGATGGTAKRWFPDRYAALCRRLAKTYDTRILIFGGPKDRALGEQIRAMAPGCCVNLAGETTLGQAFALIHQCDLFVTNDSGLMHAAAALNISQVAIIGSTDPKATSPDSPASTIIRVPVPCAPCLKDDCPTDHACMDRITEDMVFDTCCRILDS from the coding sequence ATGAAAAAAAATATATCCAATCAAATCTGTCGCAGAATTCTGATCCGGGCCGCCAACTGGGTGGGGGATGCCATTATGACCACTCCGGTGATCCGGGCGGTGCGCAAAAATTTTATGGATGCACATATCACAGTGCTGGCCAAACCCTGGGTGATTTCTGTTTATGAGAACAATCCATATGTGGATGACGTGATGGTATATGATGCAGCAGACCGCCACAAAATGGGGGCGGGAACCCTGCGTCTGGTATCAGATATCCGGCAGCGGCAATTTGATCTGGCGATTCTCATGCAGAATGCCTTTGAGGCGGCCCTGCTGGTGTTTCTGGCCCGGGTTCCGGTTCGGGTGGGATACAATACCGATGCCAGAACCTGGCTGCTCAAGCCGGCGATTCCGCTGGATCCGGCACTGAAAAAAACACATCTCATCGATTATTATCTGGGGATTCTCACCGGTGCCGGACTGGCAACCCACGGCCGGGATATGGACCTGTATCTGTCTCCTGCTGATCGGGATGACGCGGATCACCAGCTATTTAATCTGAAAAAAAATGGGTCGGGCCGGGTGGTAGGTATCAACCCCGGGGCCACCGGCGGAACCGCCAAACGCTGGTTTCCGGATCGATATGCCGCCTTGTGCAGACGACTGGCCAAAACCTATGACACGCGGATTCTGATTTTCGGGGGGCCCAAAGACCGGGCCCTGGGCGAACAGATCCGTGCCATGGCACCGGGATGCTGCGTGAACTTGGCCGGTGAAACCACCCTGGGCCAGGCATTTGCCCTGATACACCAGTGTGATTTGTTTGTCACCAATGATTCAGGACTCATGCACGCGGCCGCCGCCTTGAATATTTCCCAGGTGGCCATTATCGGTTCCACCGATCCGAAGGCCACCTCCCCGGACAGCCCGGCCAGCACCATCATCCGGGTACCGGTGCCCTGCGCGCCCTGCCTGAAAGATGACTGTCCCACGGATCATGCCTGCATGGACCGGATCACGGAGGACATGGTGTTTGACACCTGTTGCCGGATTCTGGATTCATAA
- a CDS encoding lysophospholipid acyltransferase family protein, with protein sequence MRHTEAMKDKQIYWLLKKAVSVLGYIPVPVADLFAWILGQLWFRLDKRHRNITIDNLTWSFGHEWSEDKIEQTARQVFVNIVSMLFEVAWSMRLSKSRFLSHFTIQGLEHVITAHAKGKGVLVISGHMGNFEMLLPAIEGTGLKGYAIYRKLDFEPLERLIRRLRQRFGVTMVPMRGASRKLEDILASGGVVGTLIDQNVDWYKGVFVRFFGRPACTNSGLAKLAMKTHAPVVPLYTVRHGRHFFIRFLPEVPVTVTGDAIADIEANTQGFVTAVETMVRRYPDQYFWVHNRWKTKPWCLWPKQDSR encoded by the coding sequence GTGAGACATACAGAAGCAATGAAAGATAAACAGATATACTGGCTGTTGAAAAAGGCTGTTTCAGTTCTGGGGTATATACCGGTTCCTGTGGCAGATTTGTTTGCCTGGATCCTGGGACAATTATGGTTCCGGCTGGATAAACGTCACCGCAACATCACCATAGACAACCTGACTTGGTCATTCGGCCATGAATGGTCTGAAGACAAAATCGAGCAAACCGCCCGGCAGGTGTTTGTCAACATTGTATCCATGTTGTTTGAAGTGGCCTGGTCGATGAGGCTTTCTAAATCCCGGTTTTTGTCTCATTTCACGATTCAGGGTCTGGAACATGTGATCACCGCCCATGCCAAAGGAAAAGGCGTTCTGGTAATTTCCGGCCACATGGGCAATTTTGAGATGCTGCTTCCGGCCATTGAAGGCACTGGATTAAAAGGATATGCCATTTACCGCAAACTGGATTTTGAACCCCTTGAACGTTTGATCCGCAGGCTGAGACAACGGTTCGGGGTGACCATGGTCCCCATGCGGGGGGCCTCCAGAAAACTGGAGGACATCCTGGCATCCGGCGGGGTGGTGGGGACTCTGATCGATCAGAACGTGGACTGGTACAAAGGGGTGTTTGTCCGGTTTTTCGGTCGGCCGGCCTGCACCAACAGCGGCCTGGCCAAACTGGCCATGAAAACCCATGCGCCTGTGGTGCCTCTGTATACCGTTCGTCATGGCAGACATTTTTTTATCCGGTTTCTGCCCGAGGTACCTGTGACAGTCACAGGAGATGCCATCGCGGATATTGAAGCCAATACCCAGGGGTTTGTCACGGCCGTGGAGACCATGGTTCGCCGGTATCCGGACCAGTATTTCTGGGTACACAACCGGTGGAAGACCAAACCCTGGTGCCTGTGGCCTAAACAGGACTCCCGGTAA